The Quercus robur chromosome 7, dhQueRobu3.1, whole genome shotgun sequence genome has a segment encoding these proteins:
- the LOC126691281 gene encoding uncharacterized protein LOC126691281 translates to MFARQIGRNVQVYVDDMLVKSRREEDHLADLKETFDTLRSFNMKLNPEKCAFGVTAGKFLGFMVSQRGIEANPDKIRAIIEMTPPRNVKEVQSLNGKIATLNRFVSRATDKCLPFFRTLKKSFEWTAECQRAFEELKAYLSSPTAAEPDTARRGAFSLFSHLPGSLTAARKLKPYFQAHTVNVLTDKPLQRAMSNPEAAGRLALWAIELSEFDIQYRPRTAVKGQVIADFIAEFTHDEVKGAEESPHWSIYTDGSSNKQAEGAGIVLISPEGDTIECMVRLDFLATNNESEYEALIAGLDLAKVAGATRVVIYCNSQVITNQINGDYECKGERMKKYLDKLRARVDDLEAKVVQIPRGENERADRLAKAASAEQMVIPGNVLSFVQLSPLINPRNVQEICSENSWTTPIVSYLKDGVLPDEKEAARKLKVRAARFVLIKDVLYKRGFSRPYLRCLGTEKADYVMREVHEGVCGNHSGSRSLVHKLIRAGYYWPTMQKDAEAYVRTCDKCQRFSNIIRQPTEELTPMTAPWPFAQWGLDIMGPFPTAARQLKFLVVGIDYFTKWVEAEALAIITEKNDDGKDTHRGDTIPTDVWRRSGHSGRSWAHKLQGAQPRREQKRRGYATTARPSRRDQSSSRTKARSVPGPYD, encoded by the exons atgttcgcacGACAGATTGGGAGGAACGTCCAGGTTtacgtggacgacatgctagtgAAAAGCCGGAGGGAGGAGGATCACCTGGCGGATCTCAAAGAAACGTTCGATACACTTCGCTCCttcaacatgaagctcaatccagaaAAGTGTGCCTTCGGAGTTACGGCAGGAAAGTTTTTAGGATTTATGGTGTCCCAGAGGGGAATCGAGGCAAACCCGGACAAAATACGGGCAATCATAGAGATGACACCACCAAGGAATGTGAAGGAAGTGCAAAGCCTTAATGGAAAAATAGCGACACTGAATAGATTCGTATCAAGGGCAACAGATaagtgtttacccttcttcCGAACGCTAAAGAAATCCTTCGAGTGGACTGCCGAGTGCCAGCGGGCATTCGAAGAATTGAAAGCTTACCTCTCCTCCCCCACCGCTGCTGAGCCCGACACAGCCAGGAGAggagctttttctctatttagCCATCTCCCCGGCAGCT TGACGGCAGCCCGCAAGCTCAAGCcgtactttcaagcccatacggtGAATGTTCTGACTGACAAGCCGTTACAACGGGCGATGAGCAATCCCGAGGCCGCTGGTCGATTGGCATTGTGGGCTATAGAGCTGAGCGAGTTTGATATCCAGTACCGCCCACGGACTGCCGTCAAGGGACAGGTCATCGCAGACTTCATAGCTGAATTCACCCACGACGAAGTCAAGGGGGCAGAGGAGTCCCCTCATTGGAGTATATATACGGACGGGTCATCCAACAAACAAGCCGAAGGAGCCGGCATCGTGCTAATATCGCCCGAAGGAGACACCATCGAGTGTATGGTCCGCCTCGACTTCCTCGCTACCAACAACGAATCGGAGTATGAAGCGCTGATAGCAGGGCTCGACCTCGCCAAAGTAGCAGGAGCCACAagggtagtcatctactgcAATTCTCAGGTCATTactaaccaaataaatggagactacgaaTGCAAGGGCGAAAGGATGAAGAAATATCTTGACAAACTAAGGGCGAGAGTGGATGACCTGGAAGCTAAAGTCGTCCAAATTCCTAGAGGAGAAAACGAGCGAGCCGACCGCCTCGcaaaagccgcttcagcagaacaaaTGGTCATCCCGGGTAATGTACTCTCGTTCGTTCAGCTTTCTCCGCTAATAAATCCAAGAAACgtgcaggaaatatgctccgaGAACAGCTGGACCACGCCAATAGTCTCATATTTGAAAGACGGGGTCTTACCAGACGAGAAGGAGGCTGCGAGGAAACTTAAGGTCCGGGCGGCGAGATTCGTCCTAATAAAAGACGTCCTGTACAAAAGGGGCTTCTCCCGACCATATTTGAGATGTTTGGGTACGGAAAAAGCGGATTACGTCATGAGAGAGGTACATGAAGGagtctgcggaaaccactcagggtctaGATCATTGGTGCACAAGCTCATACGAGCTgggtactattggcccaccatgcagaaagACGCCGAAGCCTACGTCAGgacctgcgacaaatgccaaagattCAGCAATATCATTAGGCAACCAACTGAAGAACTAACCCCGATGACGGCcccatggccattcgcacaGTGGGGGTTAGACATTATGGGACCCTTCCCTACAGCAGCACGACAGCTAAAGTTCCTGGTGGTAGGcattgactatttcacaaaatgggtggaagctgaagctttggcCATAATCACGGAGAAGAAC gacgacggcaaggACACCCACAGGGGAGACACCATTCCGACTGACGTATGGAGGCGAAGCGGTCATTCCGgcagaagttgggctcacaagctacagggtgcaCAACCACGACGAGAACAAAAACGACgaggctatgcgactacagctaGACCTAGTAGACGAGATCAGAGCAGtagcagaacaaaggctcgctcgGTACCAGGACCGTATGACTAA